The genomic region ACCTTAAGAAGCgctccggcggtggtggtggcAGTGCTAGCAGCAGTGGCAGGAAATCCGCATATTCTTGGTGGATTTTCACCACCAACACCGGTGGTCCGTCACCGAATCAGCTCAAGGAAGTGCTCAAGAACCTAGGGGAGCTTCGTGAGAGGATGCGAGATCTCTGCGAGAATCCCAGCACTCGGCGTGCTGTACTTTCTGCACTCTGCAGAGCACCCTTGGGCCCGGAGCCAGTAAGGGAAAAGAAGCTCTTCTTCGGGTACCGCGACGAGTATGAGCAGCTAGTCTCCATGCTCGGGGACGGCAACTGCAAGGACAAGAAGGTTATCTCCCTCGTAGGCCATGGCGGGATGGGGAAGACCGAGCTTGCTCGCCAGGCGTACCGCCATGTCAGAGGCAAGTTTGATCGGCCCATATGGGTGCCTGCCTACGGCAAGAATGCTCAGTTCGACCTTCTGGCAGAGATTTGGAAGTCGGCCGTCGGCGAAAAATCAGTCCAGGAGATGAACATTTCTAGCCTTCAGGACAAGCTCAAGGCACAACTGGCATCCCAGAGGTGCCTGCTTGTGCTGGATGATGTATGGAGCCACGAAAAGGACATCAACGAGAGCGAGAGAAGGAATGCGCTGCGCTGCTTCACTGATTTCGTGGGCGTCGGGAGTCGCATCGTAATGACGACGCGATCCAGGATTTGTTCGACGAAACTAGGCGCACAAGAAACCATCTTCCTGAATGGGATCAAACCTGAAGAGATGATGCTTCTGCTCAACGACACTGCAAATCTCAGCGCCGATGGTACCAGCGGCATCCAGGGGGTGCTCAAGCTCAAGGGGTCCCCTTCGGCGGCCATAGAGATCGGCGAGAAGTTGAAGGCACGAAAGGCAGGCTGCGGGCGCGAGCGGCGCGGAGGCATCTTGGAAAACATCGAATGCCACATCGCCGGCGTAGTAGCAAGCCATCTCGCCAGCTATGACCATCTGCCACCGCACCTCCAGCGTTGCTTCGCGTTCTGCAGCATATTCCCAGACGGTTGGAGGTTTGAGCCTGAGAAGCTGAGCAAGATGTGGATGGCTCTTGGTTTCGTCGAGGAGAAGGCCCATCATCCTCAGGTTGGAAATGGGATGAGCAGCATGGAAGACGTTGCCAGAGGCTACTTCCAAGAGCTGGTGGACCGCTCCTTGTTCGAGTCGTTAGAACAGAGCAAGGGCGGAGGAGACAAACATAATCGTTACGTGATTCACGAGCACATTCATCGGATGATACGTGATGCCTCCTCCAAGAACTGCATAAGCATCTCTCGTGCGAGCACCGCAGACAAGACGAGCATCCCTCCAAGGGTTCGCCACTTGTCAGTTACCAGCGGCTGCCTTGATCAGCTGAATGAGTACTCCATAGGACTCGGCAATCTGCGGACCTTGATAGTCCTAAaggatgatggtgatgatgatggtatCGCTGCCATTGACAAAGATAAACTCCAACAATTCAAGGGTGTGAGAGTACTGGATCTGACAGAGACAGGCATAACTGAACTTCCAGCGAGTATTGGCAAGCTGAAACATGTGAGGTACCTAGGCCTTCCCAGCACCGTCAGCAGTGATCTCGGTGATCAAGTCACCAAGCTAGTGTTTCTTCAGACACTGAGTGTGGGCCAGGAGGACAAAGGGAAGAAGAGAGAGTGCATCACCAACATAAGTGGCATAGGAAGGCTGGTTAAACTTCGAGAGTCGA from Triticum urartu cultivar G1812 unplaced genomic scaffold, Tu2.1 TuUngrouped_contig_10391, whole genome shotgun sequence harbors:
- the LOC125526527 gene encoding putative disease resistance protein RGA3, producing the protein MGPEVAVALAVVGWFVSPHITKLMEVARSCASSKYKLPRGMRKKLLKLARDLGDIKDFLDDPAIMGGSVNDRTWVNRLWSLKDAIHDAEEILDLFESHILEAEAAKNLKKRSGGGGGSASSSGRKSAYSWWIFTTNTGGPSPNQLKEVLKNLGELRERMRDLCENPSTRRAVLSALCRAPLGPEPVREKKLFFGYRDEYEQLVSMLGDGNCKDKKVISLVGHGGMGKTELARQAYRHVRGKFDRPIWVPAYGKNAQFDLLAEIWKSAVGEKSVQEMNISSLQDKLKAQLASQRCLLVLDDVWSHEKDINESERRNALRCFTDFVGVGSRIVMTTRSRICSTKLGAQETIFLNGIKPEEMMLLLNDTANLSADGTSGIQGVLKLKGSPSAAIEIGEKLKARKAGCGRERRGGILENIECHIAGVVASHLASYDHLPPHLQRCFAFCSIFPDGWRFEPEKLSKMWMALGFVEEKAHHPQVGNGMSSMEDVARGYFQELVDRSLFESLEQSKGGGDKHNRYVIHEHIHRMIRDASSKNCISISRASTADKTSIPPRVRHLSVTSGCLDQLNEYSIGLGNLRTLIVLKDDGDDDGIAAIDKDKLQQFKGVRVLDLTETGITELPASIGKLKHVRYLGLPSTVSSDLGDQVTKLVFLQTLSVGQEDKGKKRECITNISGIGRLVKLRESIEFQVMRGSEKEGHGLWELAGMKSLGKTLSIKGLDAVASKEEAKQARLDNKCSVKVLKLQWGAPDARRGEPVARSSAAAVLQGLQPHRYLHELRIARYPGETSPTWLSGLEKLTRLYLKNCRKLKALPALGQLPCLELLEIKELCAVARIDGGFCGGGAFPKLKKIVLDDMKELVAWNDNDMPKVAFPLLRDVSIADCPLLSSLSGLGRCTGAIHLRVKGCPHITPDTLPAAFRNGVSTCKFH